The Oncorhynchus tshawytscha isolate Ot180627B linkage group LG16, Otsh_v2.0, whole genome shotgun sequence nucleotide sequence tgattgtgtcccacttgttgttgattcttcacaaaaaaatacagttttatatctttatgtttgaagcctgaaatgtggcaaaaggtcgcaaagttcaagggggccgaatactttcgcaaggcactgtaaatagtaaagtacagatacacaaAAAACGCTAAAGTAATTTTACTGAagtgctttacaccactgctggtAGCAAGGTGTGCAGATTGAAAAGAGCCCGGAGCAGCATATAGACTGGGATTCACCCTGAACCATGTTTAGGCAGCGTCTTTATTTACAATATTCTGAAAAGTGAAAACATAcctctgtgtgtggggggagcACAACAGCACAACAGTAGCACAGGACCGGAGACATTGTTATAATAGATTAATACTCTACGAATGATAGAGGACCAGACAACAGCCTCTTCAGTTCAACAGGAAGTCAATTTAACAGCATCATCAGTAACATCCAACTTAAATAAACCAcagaacaatcaatcaatcaataacgGAAACGCCTCTCCTtgttcacagtaaacacagaGGGTCATCTAACCCTCTGGTcatcacccccctccctccctaacctctgacccctaatACCTGACTGTCTGGTCAAGAGGTGTGTCCAGAACATTCTGACCTGATCCATGGGGGTCTCAACCTTCCCTTGTAGCAACATTTAACTGTTAAGTCACATTGTAAATTTCATAGTAACATTTATGTATTGATGTAACTTCATGGTACCACTGTGTCCCTTCAGTTCCATTGAAGCATAGAATAACTCCGTTACACTGCACACAtctaaaaacacacaaaacaacccCAGTGAAACCCATAGAATAACTCCCTGTTACACTGCACACAtctaaaaacacacaaaacaacccCAGTGAAACCCAGTCTgcttctgaaatggcaccctaccaGGGTCCGTAGGGCCAccgccatagggctctggttaaaagtagtgcactatatagggaatacgccATTTCAGAAGCAGTCCTAGTTGAcctatacactactaccctaggCTGCTATAGACACAATCACAAGGTCAAACACGTTTTTACTAATAAAATACACATCAAATAGCTGCTATTCAGGTAAAGAACAACATGAGCTGATAATAATATAGAGCTGCTATTCAGGTAAAGAACAACATAGGCTGATAATAATAACATCATAGAGCTGCTATTCAGGTAAAGAACAACATGAGCTGATAATAATATAGAGCTGCTATTCATGTAGAGTACAACATAGGCTGTATTGACTAAACATGATAATTTAGAATCTTTACAGTAAGTTAACAAAAACGATGGAGAGACGCACTCTTCCCTTCAGTAACAGAAATATTTGCCCCCCTCCTCCGGACCCTATTCCCCCCTCCTCCGGACCCTATTCCCCCCCTCCTCCGGcccctactccccctcctccGGACCCTACTCCCCCTCCTCCGGACCCTATTCCCCCTTCCTCCGGCCCCTATCCCCTCCTCCGGAccctattccccctctcctccggCCCGTATCCCCCTCCTCCAGACCCTATTCCCCCTCCTCCGGCCCATATCCCCCTCCTCCAGACCCTATCCCCCTCCTCCGGCCCGTATCCCCCTCCTCCAGACCCTAAACCCCCTCCTCCGCCCCCTATCCCCCTCCTCCGGCCCCTATCCCCCGCTCCGGCCCCTATCCCCCCGCCTCCGGCCCCTATCCCCCCTCCTCTGGCCCCTATCCCCTAATCCAGCCCCTATCCCCCCTTCACCTCCTCCAGCCCCTATCCCCCTCCTCCGGCCCCTATCCCCCTCCTCCAGCCACTACTCCCCTCCTCCAGCCCTCCTCCagcctctatccccctcctccgGACCCTATTCCCCCCCTCCTCCGgcccctatccccagcccctatcccctcctccggcccctatcccccctcctcccctcctccagtccctactcccctcctccagcccctatccccctcctccagcccctatcccctcctccagcccctatcccctcatcccctctccctcctcctatccctccgGCCCCTACTTCTCCCCGGCCCTATCCCCTCCTCCGGCCCCTATCCCCTCCTCCAGCCACTACTCCCTCCTCCAGcccctactccccctcctccagcctctatcccctcctccggACCCTATTCCCCCCTCCTCCGgcccctatccccagcccctatcccctcctccggcccctatcccctcctccccctcctccagtcCCTACTCCCTCCTCCAGCCCCTATCCCCTCCTCCAGCCCCTATCCCCTCCTCCAGCCCCTATCCCCTCATCCggcccctaccccctcctcctccgcccctatcccctcctccggcccctatcccctcctccctccccggcCCGTATTCCCTCCTCCGGCCCCTACTCCCTCCCCGGCCCGTATTCCCTCCTCCGGctccctactcccctcctccgGACCGTATCCCCCTCCTCCGGcccctactccccctcctccGGACCGTATCCCCCTCCTCCGGcccctactccccctcctccGGACCGTATCCCCCTCCTCCGGcccctactccccctcctccggctccctatccccctcctccGGCCCCTATCCCCTCCTCCGGCCCCTATCCCCTCCTCCGGCCCTTTATCCCCTCCTCCGGCCCCTATCCCCCTCCTCCGGcccctactccccctcccccGGCCCGTattcccccctcctccctactcccccTCCTCCGGACCGTATTCCCCTCCTCCGGcccctactccccctcctccGGACCGTATTCCCCTCCTCcggccccctccccctcctccggcCCGtattccctcctccccctcctccggcCCCTATTCTgcccctatccctcctccccccGGCCcgtatccccctccccctcctccggcccctatccccctcctccggcccctactcccctcctccgGCCCCTCCGgcccctatcccctcctcccctcctccgccccctcccctcctccggCCCTCCTCCTCCCCGGCCCGTATTCCCCCTCCCTCCGGcccctactccccctcctccGGCCCCTATcccctactccccctcctccGCCCCTATCCTCCGCCCTCCTCcggcccctctccccctcctcctcccatacTCCCTCCTCCATTCTCCCCTCATGCCACTATCCCCTCCTCCGGCccccccctcctttctcccctcctccgcccctaccccctcctccggCCACTATCCCCTCCTCCGgcccctatccctcctcctccccctactcccccCTCCTCCGGCCCCTACTCCCGGCCCGTATTCCCCTTCTTTATCCCATTAATTTTCATGCGCTGAGTGGTCTGGTTGCTATAGTGACTAAAGGAATGATCTCAACAAgtagtgtaaggtgtgtgtgtgtgtgtgtgtgtttggggcatTATTTGCTTGTGGTATATGTGTATTAGTCAGTCTGTGGTACGGAGATAGCAGGTCCCTTGGGGTCATCAAAACGGTCCATGGTGTGTAGCTGCATGATCATATGGAGGCCGTAGGTCAGGACCATGAGCATCAGTAGACTGGTGAGCAGTCCCATCCAGATACCAGGACTGAAGAACCCTGCACAGTCACTGGCATAGGAGAACTCTCCCCCTGCCACGTTGAAACCCTGGATCTAGAGGGGGTGggatagaggggggagaagagagagagaggggagaaagagcacagaggagggggaataggggagagagagaggggagacaggagagagtgatggagggggtgggggagaagagagagagaggacatgggagagagagggggaggggagacgggagagagtgatagagggggtgggggagaagagagagagaggaaatgggagagagggggggaaagaggggagatgggagagtgatagaggaggggggtggggggagagagagaggggagaaagagcacGGAGGAGGGGGATAGGGGCGGAGgagggggaatagggagagagagagaggggagaaagagcaaCAGTAGAAAGTGTGTCAACGGTCAGCTTGTATTGTACCGTCTGGTTTCAGACACACTGCAAACACAGACCCTACCTGGAAGTCCGTGAAGGAGACCCTCCACTGGTTAGCAGGGTCTTTGGAGGTGCGCGGAACCAGGAGGGGGTATCTGaagttagtgactgactgacagcggTAGGAGTACTCAGCCGGCGCGTACACGTTACGGCTCCCGTTAAACGTTGCTTTCTGACCGTCGTATTCTATCTCCACGGCGTCTAGCGTGAACCAGCGGCGAGCTGACACCTTGTAGTGGCGCTGGGACATGGCAaacctggagacacacacacacaacatcagtTCAAATGTCTTGgtttgtaacagtgtgtgtgtgtgtgtgtctccagtcaACTCACACTAGTTTGAAGGAGCGATGTCCCAGGATATTCTCATAGTTTAGaaccagactgacagacagagatgaaagaaaaatattttattaaaagAAAAATCGACTACAACATAATTAATCCCAATCATTCCCACAAGGCTGCTGTTCCCATGGTTCCAGCACTAAACCCCCGACCTGGAGTGTGATTGGTTGCAGAGGGAGCCCTGGAGCCTAGGGGTCACGCCCTCTCCAAAGGTCAGAGAGGTGAGGTCGTGTCGTTCCCAGCGACCACCACGGAGCACGCTCACGGTCAGGTTCTCCGCCCACAGCATGATACAGCCGCCTCCGCCCTCCTGGGGAGAGGAGTTCAGAAATAAATCCTCATCTCTTCAAGGTAGAATCAGCACAAAGAAAACAGCTGTATCTGGCCGACTGCCACAACAACTAAGAGCATGAAATGAGGCTAAATTTCTCtgctgctccgttaccccgtcacagcagcaccacctactgctccgttacagcagcaccacctactgctccgttacagcagcaccacctactgctccgttacagcagtaccacctacttctccgttacagcagtaccacctactgctccgttacagcagcaccacctactgctccgttacagcagcaccacctactgctccgttacagcagcaccacctattgctccgttacagcagtaccacctactgcccgttacagcagcaccacctactgctccgttacagcagcaccacctactgctccgttacagcagtaccacctactgctccgttacagcagtaccacctactgctccgttacagcagtaccacctactgctccgttacagcagtaccacctactgcccgttacagcagtaccacctactgctccgttacagcagtaccacctactgctccgttacagcagtaccacctactgctccgttacagcagtaccacctacagctccgttacagcagcaccacctactgctccgttacagcagcaccacctactgcccgttacagcagcaccacctactgctccgttagcACCCCCgtcacagcagcaccacctactgctccgttacagcagcaccacctactgctccgttacagcagcaccacctactgcccgttacagcagtaccacctactgctccgttacagcagtaccacctactgctccgttacagcagtaccacctactgctccgttacagcagtaccacctactgctccgttacagcagtaccacctactgcgttaccgttacagcagtaccacctactgctccgttacagcagtaccacctactgctccgttacagcagtaccacctactgctccgttacagcagcaccacctactgctccgttacagcagcaccacctactgctccgttacagcagcaccacctactgctccgttacagcagcaccacctactgctccgttacagcaccaccacctaccgttaccccgtcacagcagcaccacctactgctccgttacagcagtaccacctactgctccgttacagcagtaccacctactgctccgttacagcagcaccacctactgctccgttacagcagcaccacctactgccctaccccgtcacagcaccaccaccaactgctccgttacagcagtacaacctactgctccgttacagcagcaccacctactgcttcGTTACCCTGTTACAGcggcaccacctactgctccgttacagcagcaccacctactgctccgttacagcagcaccacctactgctccgttaccccgttacagcagtaccacctactgctccgttaccccgttacagcagcatcacgtactgctccgttaccccgttacagcagtaccacctactgctccgttaccccgttacagcagtaccacctactgctctgttaccccgttacagcagtaccacctactgctccattaccccgttacagcagtatcACCTACTACTccattaccccgttacagcagtaccacctactgctccgttatagcagtaccacctactgctccattaccccgttacagcagtatcacctactgctccattactgccccgttacagcagtaccacctactgctctgttacagcagcaccacctactgctccgttaccccgttacagcagcatcACATACTGCGTTACCCCGTTatagcagtaccacctactgctccgttaccctaTTACAGCAATACCACCTACTGTTCCGTtccagcagtaccacctactgctgcccgttacagcagcactgccgttacagcagcaccacctactgctccgttacagcagtaccacctactgctccgttacagcagtaccacctactgctccgttacagcagtaccacctactgctccgttacagcagtaccacctactgcccgttacagcagcaccacctactgctccgttacagcagcaccacctactgcccgttacagcagcaccacctactgctccgttacagcagtaccacctactgctccgttacagcagtaccacctactgctccgttacagcagtaccacctactgctccgttacagcagtaccacctactgcccgttacagcagtaccacctactgctccgttacagcagtaccacctactgctccgttacagcagtaccacctactgctccgttacagcagtaccacctactgctccgttacagcagcaccacctactgctccgttacagcagcagcacctactgcccgttacagcagcaccacctactgcccgttaccgcaccaccacctactgctccgttaccccgtcacagcagcaccacctactgctccgttacagcagtaccacctactgctccgttacagcagtaccacctactgctccgttacagcagcaccacctactgctccgttacagcagcaccacctactgctccgttaccccgtcacagcaccaccaccaactgctccgttacagcagcaccacctactgctccattacagcagcaccacctactgcccgttaccccgttacagcagtaccacctactgctccgttaccccgttacagcagcatcacgtactgctccgttaccccgttatagcagtaccacctactgctccattaccccgttacagcagtatcacctactgctccattaccccgttacagcagtaccacctactgctctgttacagcagcaccacctactgctccgttaccccgttacagcagcatcacatactgctccgttaccccgttacagcagtaccacctactgctccgttaccccgttacagcagcaccacctactgctccgttaccccgttatagcagtaccacctactgctccgttacagcagcaccacctactgctccgttacagcagcaccacctactgctccgttacagcagcaccacctactgctccgttacagcagtaccacctactgctctgttaccccgttacagcagtaccacctactgcccgttacagcagtatcacctactgctccgttacagcagtaccacctactgctccgttacagcagtaccacctactgctccgttgcAGCAGTACCACcgcctgctccgttacagcagtaccaccgcctgctccgttacagcagtaccaccgccTGCGCCGTTACAGCAGTATCACCGCCTGcgccgttacagcagtaccaccttcTGCTCCGTtacccgttacagcagcaccacctactgctccgttacagcagtaccacctactgctccattacagcagtaccacctactgctccgttacagcagtaccacctactgctctgttacagcagcaccacctactgctccgttaccccgttacagcagtaccacctactgctccattaccctGTTACAGCAGCATCACCTACTGCTCTGTTAcaccgttacagcagtaccacctactgctccgttaccccgttacagcagtaccacctactgctccgttatagcagtaccacctactgctccattaccccgttacagcagcatcACGTACTGCTCCGTTAcaccgttacagcagtaccacctactgctccgttatagcagtaccacctactgctccattaccccgttacagcagtatcacctactgctccattaccccattacagcagtaccacctactgctctgttacagcagcaccacctactgctctgttaccccgttacagcagtaccacctactgctccgttaccccgttacagcagtaccacctactgcccgttaacccgtacagcagcaccacctactgctccgttacagcagtaccacctactgctccgttacagcagtaccacctactgctccgttacagcagtaccacctactgctccgttacagcagtaccacctactgctccgttacagcagtaccacctactgcccgttaccccgtcacagcagtaccacctactgctccgttacagcagtaccacctactgcattgcccgttacagcagtaccacctactgctccgttacagcagtaccacctactgctccgttacagcagcaccacctactgcccgttacagcagcaccacctactgcccgttacagcagcaccacctactgctccgttaccgcaccaccacctactgcccgttaccccgtcacagcagcaccacctactgctccgttacagcagcaccacctactgctccgttacagcagtaccacctactgctccgttacagcagtaccacctactgcccgttacagcagtaccacctactgcccgttacagcagcaccacctactgctccgttacagcagcaccacctactgttccgttacagcagcaccacctactgctccgttacagcagtaccacctactgctccgttacagcagtaccacctactgcccgttacagcagtaccacctactgctccgttacagcagtaccacctactgctccgttacagcagtaccacctactgcccgttacagcagtaccacctactgcccgttacagcagtaccacctactgcccgttacagcagtaccacctactgctccgttacagcagtaccacctactgcccgttacagcagcaccacctactgctccgttacagcagcaccacctactgctccgttacagcagcaccacctactgctccgttaccgcaccaccacctactgctccgttaccccgtcacagcagcaccacctactgctccgttacagcagtaccacctactgctccgttacagcagtaccacctactgctccgttacagcagcaccacctactgctccgttacagcagcaccacctactgctccgttacc carries:
- the LOC112216462 gene encoding V-type proton ATPase subunit S1 isoform X2, with amino-acid sequence MSIEDFTMYGGAFGNKQDSAFPNLEGALLSSPSPLVLPTVAWQASNAVIGQLQDQLDTSPLYMDPEMLSQLRLNASSPALLVFRLPYSTGANLMTVKEVLSGNDEVIGQVMNIMKSQSVPYTAVYTAVRPSRVPSISMDMEAGVRGGRSLLQYGDRKRERERQREKERAEKKVNDRTSDRTGVYPPVEYKEGGGGCIMLWAENLTVSVLRGGRWERHDLTSLTFGEGVTPRLQGSLCNQSHSSLVLNYENILGHRSFKLVFAMSQRHYKVSARRWFTLDAVEIEYDGQKATFNGSRNVYAPAEYSYRCQSVTNFRYPLLVPRTSKDPANQWRVSFTDFQIQGFNVAGGEFSYASDCAGFFSPGIWMGLLTSLLMLMVLTYGLHMIMQLHTMDRFDDPKGPAISVPQTD
- the LOC112216462 gene encoding V-type proton ATPase subunit S1 isoform X1 → MSIEDFTMYGGAFGNKQDSAFPNLEGALLSSPSPLVLPTVAWQASNAVIGQLQDQLDTSPLYMDPEMLSQLRLNASSPALLVFRLPYSTGANLMTVKEVLSGNDEVIGQVMNIMKSQSVPYTAVYTAVRPSRQVPSISMDMEAGVRGGRSLLQYGDRKRERERQREKERAEKKVNDRTSDRTGVYPPVEYKEGGGGCIMLWAENLTVSVLRGGRWERHDLTSLTFGEGVTPRLQGSLCNQSHSSLVLNYENILGHRSFKLVFAMSQRHYKVSARRWFTLDAVEIEYDGQKATFNGSRNVYAPAEYSYRCQSVTNFRYPLLVPRTSKDPANQWRVSFTDFQIQGFNVAGGEFSYASDCAGFFSPGIWMGLLTSLLMLMVLTYGLHMIMQLHTMDRFDDPKGPAISVPQTD